In Balaenoptera musculus isolate JJ_BM4_2016_0621 chromosome 19, mBalMus1.pri.v3, whole genome shotgun sequence, one genomic interval encodes:
- the LOC118885813 gene encoding carbohydrate sulfotransferase 6, with amino-acid sequence MWLRRISSTAVTALLLAQTGLLLFLVSRPRPPSPVGGEERVHVLVLSSWRSGSSFVGQLFSQHPNVFYLMEPAWHVWAALSQGSAVALHMAVRDLVRSVFLCDMDVFDAYLPWRRNLSDLFQWAESRALCSPPACSAFPRGAISSEAVCKPLCARRPFGLAQEACRTYSHVVLKEVRFFNLQVLYPLLSDPALNLRIVHLVRDPRAVLRSREQTAKALARDNGIVLGTNGKWVEADPDLRVVREVCRSHVRIAEAAMRKPPPSLRGRYRLVRFEDLARAPLPEIRALYAFAGLSLTPQLEAWIHNITHGVGPGARREAFKTTSRDALNVSQAWRHTLPFAKIRRVQELCAGALQLLGYRPVFSEDEQRDLALDLMLPRGPGSFSWASSTAEHSGP; translated from the coding sequence ATGTGGCTGCGGCGCATCTCCAGCACCGCGGTGACCGCGCTCCTGCTGGCGCAGACCGGCCTCCTGCTCTTCCTGGTCTCCCGGCCCAGGCCGCCGTCCCCGGTGGGTGGCGAGGAGAGGGTGCACGTGCTGGTGCTGTCCTCGTGGCGCTCGGGCTCGTCCTTCGTGGGCCAGCTCTTCAGCCAGCACCCCAACGTCTTCTACCTGATGGAGCCCGCGTGGCACGTGTGGGCCGCTTTGTCGCAGGGCAGCGCGGTGGCACTACACATGGCGGTGCGCGACCTGGTGCGCTCCGTCTTCCTGTGCGACATGGACGTGTTCGACGCCTACCTGCCGTGGCGGCGCAACCTGTCGGACCTCTTCCAGTGGGCGGAGAGCCGCGCGCTGTGCTCGCCGCCCGCCTGCAGCGCCTTCCCGCGCGGCGCCATCAGCAGCGAGGCAGTGTGCAAGCCGCTGTGCGCGCGACGGCCCTTCGGCCTGGCCCAGGAGGCCTGCCGCACCTACAGCCACGTGGTGCTCAAGGAGGTGCGCTTCTTCAACCTGCAGGTGCTCTACCCGCTGCTCAGCGACCCGGCGCTCAACCTGCGCATCGTGCACCTGGTGCGCGACCCGCGGGCTGTGCTGCGCTCACGCGAGCAGACGGCCAAGGCACTGGCGCGTGACAACGGCATCGTGTTGGGCACCAACGGCAAGTGGGTGGAGGCCGACCCGGACCTGCGTGTGGTGCGCGAGGTGTGCCGCAGCCACGTGCGCATCGCCGAGGCCGCCATGCGCAAGCCACCGCCCTCCCTGCGCGGCCGCTACCGCCTGGTGCGCTTCGAGGACCTGGCACGGGCGCCGCTGCCCGAGATCCGCGCGCTCTACGCCTTCGCAGGCCTGAGTCTCACACCGCAGCTCGAGGCCTGGATCCACAACATCACCCACGGGGTCGGGCCAGGCGCGCGCCGTGAGGCCTTCAAGACCACGTCCAGGGACGCGCTCAACGTCTCGCAGGCCTGGCGCCACACGCTGCCCTTCGCCAAGATCCGCCGCGTGCAGGAGCTGTGTGCAGGCGCACTGCAGCTGCTGGGCTACCGGCCAGTGTTCTCTGAGGACGAGCAGCGCGACCTCGCCCTGGACCTCATGCTGCCGCGCGGCCCGGGCAGCTTCAGCTGGGCATCGTC